From a single Leclercia sp. AS011 genomic region:
- a CDS encoding amidohydrolase produces MSLEQQLIAWRRELHQNPELSGEEVQTTARLRQWLGDAGIKVLPYELATGVVAEVGKGEKQIALRADIDALPIDERSGVAFTSQRPGVMHACGHDIHTSVILGAALKLKEREASLNGRVRILFQPAEENFGGAKSLVRAGALRDVSAIFGMHNEPGLPVGSFATRGGPFYANVDRFVFRITGKGAHAARPHEGSDAIVLASQLVTALQSVASRNVNTLDSVVLSVTRITGGNTWNVLPENVELEGTLRTHRTEVQQNVKARVAEIAAGFAAAFNAQIDITWYAGPTALVNDANWAEFATSVARETGYETRQAELHMGGEDFAVYLQQIPGAFVSIGSASQYGLHHPAFNPDEALIEPAARYFARLAEKALNQL; encoded by the coding sequence ATGAGCCTCGAACAACAGCTGATCGCCTGGCGCCGCGAGCTGCACCAGAACCCGGAGCTCTCCGGTGAAGAAGTCCAGACTACCGCCCGCCTGCGTCAGTGGTTAGGCGACGCCGGAATTAAGGTTTTGCCTTACGAACTGGCAACCGGCGTGGTCGCCGAAGTGGGGAAGGGTGAAAAACAGATCGCCCTGCGGGCCGATATCGACGCCCTGCCGATTGACGAGCGTAGCGGCGTCGCCTTTACCTCTCAACGCCCCGGCGTGATGCACGCCTGCGGCCATGACATCCACACCAGCGTGATCCTCGGTGCGGCCCTAAAACTTAAAGAACGGGAAGCCTCCCTGAACGGTCGGGTGCGGATCTTGTTCCAGCCCGCAGAAGAGAACTTCGGCGGCGCTAAAAGCCTGGTGCGCGCAGGGGCCCTGCGCGACGTCAGCGCCATCTTCGGCATGCATAACGAGCCGGGTCTGCCGGTGGGCAGTTTCGCCACCCGCGGCGGCCCGTTCTACGCCAACGTCGACCGCTTTGTGTTCCGCATCACCGGCAAGGGGGCGCACGCTGCCCGGCCGCATGAAGGGAGCGACGCGATTGTACTCGCCAGCCAGCTGGTTACCGCCCTGCAAAGCGTCGCCAGCCGCAACGTGAATACCCTGGATTCGGTGGTGCTGAGCGTGACGCGCATTACCGGGGGCAACACCTGGAACGTGCTGCCGGAGAACGTCGAGCTGGAAGGGACCCTGCGCACCCATCGCACCGAAGTGCAGCAGAACGTGAAGGCCCGGGTGGCCGAAATTGCCGCCGGGTTTGCTGCCGCCTTTAACGCCCAAATCGACATCACCTGGTATGCGGGACCTACCGCGCTGGTCAACGACGCCAACTGGGCCGAATTTGCCACCTCGGTGGCGCGGGAGACCGGCTACGAGACCCGTCAGGCCGAGCTGCACATGGGCGGGGAGGATTTCGCCGTCTACCTGCAGCAGATCCCCGGAGCCTTCGTCAGCATCGGCAGCGCCAGCCAGTATGGCCTGCACCATCCGGCCTTTAACCCGGACGAGGCATTAATTGAACCTGCCGCGCGCTATTTCGCCCGGCTGGCAGAAAAAGCACTGAATCAACTTTAA